Proteins from one Corallococcus exiguus genomic window:
- a CDS encoding serine/threonine protein kinase has product MAVVFGKYELLRKIASGGMGQVFLAREHGTGFERLVVLKLILPHLAEDEEFLEMFLDEARLVARLSHPNLITILDLSEIEGRHCLAMEYVQGEDVRRLDRFARKQERPLPVGLVVRIIADAAAGLSYAHGARDGHGQPLMLVHRDVSPQNVLVGFDGGVKVIDFGVAKAATSGQQTATGVLKGKYPYMSPEQANGMAVDGRSDQFALGVVMWELLTGKRLFKGDTDLMTLRLVRDCQVPPPSQLNPKLPPGLDEIVLKALAPTPEGRYADCAAFRLALEDWTLNLRLPSSSAHLAAYLRELYADRITTEADPAKLDQLAEDVDLDAQSNSSRDGMPTSGARGQAASRASKLVGPPSRPPTRVEPEKTRNTAALMPPEAPKRRAWLPLVVGGVALVVGGAAVVLVRGNSETVTPPPVVATRPPDEVQGRTPETPTRTTPPENTAPQPVRLMVTSEPPGATVQIAGEERGITPVALPLVPGEPSVAVTLALNGYEPVTRHMSAADAPGVAVALQKRAARPSTPPKKPPSTSSLGIKTGR; this is encoded by the coding sequence ATGGCAGTGGTCTTCGGGAAATACGAGCTGCTTCGAAAAATCGCGTCGGGCGGAATGGGACAGGTGTTCCTCGCCCGGGAGCACGGGACAGGGTTCGAGCGACTGGTCGTCCTCAAGCTCATCCTTCCCCACCTCGCCGAGGACGAAGAGTTCCTGGAGATGTTCCTGGACGAGGCGCGGCTGGTGGCGCGCCTGTCACACCCGAACCTCATCACCATCCTCGACCTCTCGGAGATTGAGGGCCGGCACTGCCTGGCCATGGAGTACGTGCAGGGCGAGGACGTGCGCCGGTTGGATCGCTTCGCGCGCAAGCAGGAGCGCCCGCTGCCGGTGGGCCTGGTGGTGCGCATCATCGCGGACGCGGCGGCGGGGCTGTCCTACGCACACGGTGCGCGGGACGGGCACGGCCAGCCGCTGATGCTGGTGCACCGCGACGTGTCTCCGCAGAACGTGCTCGTCGGGTTCGACGGCGGCGTGAAGGTCATCGACTTCGGCGTGGCGAAGGCGGCCACCAGCGGTCAGCAGACGGCGACGGGCGTGCTCAAGGGCAAGTACCCGTACATGTCGCCGGAACAGGCCAACGGGATGGCGGTGGATGGCCGGAGCGACCAGTTCGCGCTCGGTGTCGTGATGTGGGAGCTGCTCACCGGCAAGCGCCTCTTCAAGGGCGACACGGACCTGATGACGCTGCGGCTGGTGCGTGACTGCCAGGTGCCTCCGCCGTCGCAGCTCAACCCCAAGCTGCCGCCGGGCCTGGACGAGATCGTCCTCAAGGCCCTGGCGCCCACGCCGGAGGGCCGCTACGCGGACTGCGCCGCGTTCCGCCTGGCGTTGGAGGACTGGACGCTCAACCTGCGGCTGCCGTCCAGCAGCGCGCACCTGGCCGCGTACCTGCGGGAGCTGTACGCGGACCGCATCACCACGGAAGCGGACCCGGCGAAGTTGGATCAGCTGGCCGAGGACGTGGACCTGGACGCGCAGTCCAACTCGTCGCGGGACGGGATGCCCACGTCGGGTGCGCGAGGACAGGCCGCGTCGCGCGCGTCGAAGCTGGTGGGGCCGCCGTCCCGTCCGCCCACGCGCGTGGAGCCGGAGAAGACGCGGAACACCGCGGCCCTGATGCCGCCGGAGGCTCCGAAGCGGCGCGCCTGGCTGCCCCTCGTGGTGGGCGGTGTGGCGCTGGTGGTGGGCGGCGCGGCGGTGGTGCTGGTGCGCGGCAACTCCGAGACGGTGACGCCGCCCCCGGTCGTTGCCACGCGGCCCCCGGATGAGGTGCAGGGCCGCACGCCGGAGACGCCCACGCGCACCACGCCGCCGGAGAACACCGCGCCCCAGCCGGTGCGCCTGATGGTGACGAGCGAGCCTCCCGGCGCCACGGTGCAGATCGCGGGCGAGGAGCGCGGCATCACGCCGGTGGCGCTGCCGCTGGTGCCCGGGGAGCCGTCGGTGGCGGTGACGCTCGCGCTCAACGGCTACGAGCCGGTGACGCGGCACATGTCCGCGGCGGACGCGCCCGGGGTGGCGGTGGCGCTCCAGAAGCGGGCGGCACGGCCGTCGACCCCGCCGAAGAAGCCGCCGTCCACGTCGTCGCTGGGCATCAAGACGGGGCGCTGA
- a CDS encoding matrixin family metalloprotease: MLKFRSVAMLAGVSLMLGACGGPESAQESEVKPTWEEFKAQAYREPWEGGKYIVNGDEALESEEELQAYFHNIVEQQLGKSQDGLAVYYIGGDIKWNATQKLNLTYCISNNFGTNKSKMVTAMANATAAWQATANVKFVYLSQYDASCTASQSGVLFDIRPVSGQSYVARAFFPNSARSGRNVLVDSSAFGNLSPWTLTGILRHELGHTLGFRHEHTRSTASGCYEDSQWRALTSTYDRSSVMHYPQCNGTQTGDLVLTTLDKQGARALYP; this comes from the coding sequence ATGCTCAAGTTCCGCTCTGTTGCGATGCTGGCCGGCGTCTCGCTGATGCTCGGTGCGTGCGGTGGTCCCGAGTCCGCGCAGGAGTCCGAGGTCAAGCCCACGTGGGAGGAGTTCAAGGCCCAGGCGTACCGTGAGCCGTGGGAGGGCGGAAAGTACATCGTCAACGGTGACGAGGCGCTGGAGTCCGAGGAGGAGCTGCAGGCCTACTTCCACAACATCGTCGAGCAGCAGCTGGGCAAGTCGCAGGACGGCCTGGCCGTGTACTACATCGGCGGCGACATCAAGTGGAACGCCACCCAGAAGCTGAACCTCACCTACTGCATCAGCAACAACTTCGGCACGAACAAGTCGAAGATGGTGACGGCGATGGCGAACGCGACGGCGGCCTGGCAGGCCACGGCGAACGTGAAGTTCGTCTACCTGTCTCAGTACGACGCTTCCTGCACCGCGTCCCAGTCGGGCGTGCTGTTCGACATCCGTCCGGTGTCGGGCCAGTCCTACGTGGCGCGCGCGTTCTTCCCGAACTCCGCCCGCTCCGGCCGCAACGTGCTGGTGGACAGCAGCGCGTTCGGCAACCTGTCGCCCTGGACGCTGACGGGCATCCTGCGCCACGAGCTGGGCCACACGCTGGGCTTCCGCCACGAGCACACCCGCTCCACGGCGAGCGGCTGCTACGAGGACAGCCAGTGGCGCGCGCTGACCTCCACCTACGACCGCTCCTCCGTCATGCACTACCCGCAGTGCAACGGCACCCAGACGGGCGACCTCGTGCTGACGACCCTGGACAAGCAGGGCGCCCGCGCGCTGTACCCGTGA
- a CDS encoding discoidin domain-containing protein encodes MSQSHPSPWKRHLTTTSALLLLGSAAPALAASGFTAVTASGNDGNPPSATVDGNLTTRWSSDGVGQWLRGDLGSVKSLSAVDIAWHRGNERTNTFVLATSTDGTTWSTAVSTTSSGATANFERYSFTARNARYVRVTVNGNSVNTWASIAEWAAITSAATPTAGQDRFGVTMLYPSKSGGEAWTLADNALADARFDPQDTITRNSDGSWKMRDKQVRMSVFTSTGYDDRKIPTYDRDVLASRGYMQAPNDWKNIEMTGFVKVNAVADVKDNFAWYARGGKHNDKYSGCEGSSYKAGLHYDGRARWEKETWHVSYEQTPYVTATSALKGRWVGFKAVMRNVTVSGQTAVKLELYVNENADKVTWKKAYDTTDAGRWGGDAQHCGGAVPAAPITWGGPIAVFRWDNATDVDFKWLSVREIQP; translated from the coding sequence TTGTCTCAATCTCATCCATCACCGTGGAAGCGGCACCTCACCACCACGAGCGCGCTCCTGCTGCTCGGGTCCGCGGCACCGGCGCTCGCCGCGTCGGGCTTCACCGCCGTCACCGCCAGTGGGAATGACGGCAACCCGCCGTCCGCCACCGTCGACGGCAACCTCACCACGCGCTGGTCCAGCGACGGCGTGGGGCAGTGGCTCCGGGGCGACCTGGGCAGCGTGAAGTCGCTGTCCGCGGTGGACATCGCCTGGCACCGGGGCAACGAGCGGACCAACACGTTCGTCCTCGCCACGTCCACGGACGGCACCACCTGGTCCACGGCCGTGTCCACGACGTCGTCCGGCGCCACCGCGAACTTCGAGCGCTACAGCTTCACCGCGCGCAACGCCCGCTACGTGCGCGTCACCGTCAATGGCAACTCCGTCAACACCTGGGCCAGCATCGCGGAGTGGGCCGCCATCACCAGCGCCGCCACGCCCACGGCGGGCCAGGACCGCTTCGGCGTCACCATGCTCTACCCCTCGAAGTCCGGGGGCGAGGCGTGGACGCTGGCGGACAACGCGCTGGCGGACGCGCGCTTCGACCCGCAGGACACCATCACCCGCAACAGCGACGGCTCCTGGAAGATGAGGGACAAGCAGGTGCGGATGAGCGTCTTCACGTCCACGGGCTACGACGACCGGAAGATTCCCACCTACGACCGGGACGTGCTGGCGAGCCGCGGCTACATGCAGGCGCCGAACGACTGGAAGAACATCGAGATGACCGGCTTCGTGAAGGTCAACGCCGTGGCCGACGTGAAGGACAACTTCGCGTGGTACGCGCGCGGCGGGAAGCACAACGACAAGTACTCCGGCTGCGAGGGCAGCAGCTACAAGGCGGGCCTGCACTATGACGGCCGCGCCCGCTGGGAGAAGGAGACCTGGCATGTCTCCTACGAGCAGACGCCCTACGTCACCGCCACCTCGGCGCTCAAGGGCCGCTGGGTGGGCTTCAAGGCCGTCATGCGCAACGTCACCGTCAGCGGCCAGACGGCGGTGAAGCTGGAGCTGTACGTCAACGAGAACGCGGACAAGGTGACGTGGAAGAAGGCCTACGACACCACGGACGCCGGCAGGTGGGGCGGCGACGCCCAGCACTGCGGCGGCGCCGTGCCCGCCGCGCCCATTACCTGGGGTGGCCCCATCGCGGTGTTCCGCTGGGACAACGCGACGGACGTGGACTTCAAGTGGCTGAGCGTCCGCGAAATCCAGCCCTGA
- a CDS encoding DUF5335 family protein, whose product MAHINQEIPREQWESYLAGISRQDATQWVRVESIDAETGDQPLADRLPLVDISLERKGSDAGAVQIIVGREDGRITHRILEPDHLYAELDGESGALECLEIGERGGKTLVFFERATEADEASARF is encoded by the coding sequence ATGGCACACATCAACCAGGAAATTCCCCGGGAGCAGTGGGAGAGCTACCTCGCCGGCATCAGCAGGCAGGACGCCACCCAGTGGGTGCGCGTGGAGTCCATCGACGCGGAGACCGGCGACCAACCCCTCGCCGACCGCCTGCCCCTGGTGGACATCTCCCTGGAGCGGAAGGGAAGCGACGCGGGCGCGGTGCAGATCATCGTGGGCCGCGAGGACGGGCGCATCACCCACCGCATCCTCGAACCGGACCACCTCTACGCGGAGCTGGACGGAGAGTCGGGCGCGCTGGAGTGCCTGGAGATTGGCGAGCGCGGCGGCAAGACGCTCGTCTTCTTCGAGCGCGCCACCGAGGCCGATGAGGCCTCCGCCCGCTTCTAG
- a CDS encoding AAA family ATPase: MSPRSGVEPSAFPEGPPIQERVAALEVLSPQEIDARLGDLGYRGQPEARRAASVLAYRHLRRIRRLYLEGLEPEPGTRENALFLGPTGSGKTFLVELMFREILGVPTVLADATQFSETGYVGDDVSTLLSRLYEAAERDASWAACGVICMDEFDKLATSRSDSRFSGQQTTKDVSGFGVQRSLLHLLSAAQATFPPDFGFTSRIRSESLDMGCITFIACGAFSGFRGTAATMNHVERVGFGREPGKGGQKDLESIATRITEEHLENTTAFSRYGFIPELIGRFNRLVSFNPLDAATLGDILQNNVLRTWEREFAHEGLELTVDPAVREWIVARALKRETGARGLRTTLAPVLEQAAYEHFGHGKAATVRLVLKDDAVHAVRG, encoded by the coding sequence ATGTCTCCCCGTTCCGGCGTCGAACCCTCCGCCTTCCCCGAAGGCCCGCCCATCCAGGAGCGCGTGGCCGCGCTGGAGGTGCTGTCGCCCCAGGAAATCGACGCGCGCCTGGGCGACCTGGGTTACCGGGGCCAGCCCGAGGCCCGCCGCGCCGCCTCCGTGCTCGCCTACCGCCACCTGCGCCGCATCCGCCGGCTGTACCTGGAGGGACTGGAGCCCGAGCCCGGCACCCGCGAGAACGCCCTCTTCCTGGGCCCCACCGGCTCCGGCAAGACGTTCCTCGTGGAGCTGATGTTCCGGGAGATTCTGGGCGTGCCCACCGTGCTCGCGGACGCCACCCAGTTCTCCGAAACGGGCTACGTGGGTGACGACGTCAGCACCCTGCTGTCCCGCCTCTACGAAGCCGCGGAGCGCGACGCGTCGTGGGCCGCCTGCGGCGTCATCTGCATGGACGAGTTCGACAAGCTCGCCACCAGCCGCTCCGACAGCCGCTTCTCCGGCCAGCAGACCACCAAGGACGTGAGCGGCTTTGGCGTGCAGCGCAGCCTGCTGCACCTGCTCTCCGCGGCGCAGGCAACCTTCCCGCCGGACTTCGGCTTCACCAGCCGGATCCGCTCCGAATCCCTGGACATGGGCTGCATCACCTTCATCGCCTGCGGTGCCTTCAGCGGCTTCCGGGGCACGGCGGCGACCATGAACCACGTGGAGCGCGTGGGCTTCGGCCGCGAGCCCGGCAAGGGCGGCCAGAAGGACCTGGAGTCCATCGCCACGCGCATCACGGAAGAGCACCTGGAGAACACCACCGCGTTCTCCCGCTACGGCTTCATCCCGGAGCTGATTGGCCGCTTCAACCGGCTGGTGTCCTTCAACCCGCTGGACGCGGCCACGCTGGGGGACATCCTCCAGAACAATGTGCTGCGCACCTGGGAGCGCGAGTTCGCCCACGAGGGCCTGGAGCTCACCGTGGACCCCGCCGTGCGCGAGTGGATTGTCGCCCGCGCCCTCAAGCGTGAAACAGGCGCTCGCGGTCTGCGCACCACCCTGGCCCCCGTGCTGGAGCAGGCCGCCTACGAGCACTTCGGCCATGGCAAGGCCGCCACCGTGCGCCTGGTGTTGAAGGACGACGCCGTGCACGCCGTGCGCGGCTGA
- a CDS encoding VOC family protein, producing MPSKPRRTGHVRSQPLIAVRDVEASSRWYQEVLGCESGHGGPEYEMLLNNGELVLQLHAWDLDEHANLMGPDSAPRGHGVLLWFETTDFDACVDAARALKVEWVEEPHVNPNSRRWEFWTKDPDGYVVVVAAESRAKRS from the coding sequence ATGCCCAGCAAGCCCCGCCGCACCGGCCACGTCCGTTCGCAGCCCCTCATCGCGGTGCGCGACGTGGAGGCGAGCAGCCGGTGGTACCAGGAGGTGCTCGGCTGTGAGAGCGGGCACGGCGGGCCCGAGTACGAGATGCTGCTGAACAACGGCGAGCTCGTGCTCCAGCTCCACGCGTGGGACCTGGATGAGCACGCGAACCTGATGGGGCCTGACTCGGCGCCGCGAGGCCACGGCGTGCTGCTGTGGTTCGAGACCACGGATTTCGACGCGTGCGTGGACGCGGCTCGGGCGCTGAAGGTGGAGTGGGTGGAAGAGCCGCACGTGAACCCGAACTCGCGCCGCTGGGAGTTCTGGACGAAGGACCCGGACGGCTACGTCGTCGTCGTGGCAGCGGAGTCGCGAGCGAAGCGCTCCTGA
- a CDS encoding MBL fold metallo-hydrolase, whose product MELGFETIGNATLICHDNGPVLVTDPWTDGDAYFGSWTLSHEIPEEQRQSILDCPYVWLSHGHPDHLSMASLEKLRERTLLLPNHVGGRIRDDLREAGFKVQVLQDREWTRLSPRIRVLCIPDVNQDAVLLVEVGGRLIVNLNDSGDRGQGRFVRRVIKEYSETYLLALSGYGDADMMNFFTEDGRRILPYAAAKTPVGQTIARMAETYGARYFVPFSSMHKYQRSDSVWCSEYTTTLPDYARGFASNSCEMLPAFLRHDFTNDSSVSINPKERAIKPVDSREFGDDWSERLEADEVKELEQYFRAVEHLGTVMDFLRFRVGGQEHVIEFNKRRFHKGITFEAPRNSLMTAVKYQVFDDLLIGNFMKTTVHGGFGKGSLYPDFSPFVAKYADNGKARTEAELRNYFNEYRSRDMVGYLRHQLDAHCVRPLQIQSAELLRALLPPGSNTFRMAKETYWKMRRAIL is encoded by the coding sequence ATGGAGCTGGGTTTCGAGACGATTGGCAACGCCACACTCATCTGTCACGACAACGGGCCGGTGCTGGTGACGGACCCGTGGACGGACGGAGACGCGTACTTCGGCAGCTGGACGCTGTCCCACGAGATTCCCGAAGAGCAGCGCCAGTCCATCCTGGACTGCCCCTACGTGTGGCTGTCGCACGGCCACCCGGACCACCTGAGCATGGCCTCGCTGGAGAAGCTGCGCGAGCGCACGCTGCTCCTCCCCAACCACGTGGGCGGCCGCATCCGCGACGACCTGCGCGAGGCGGGCTTCAAGGTCCAGGTGCTCCAGGACCGTGAATGGACGCGCCTGTCCCCGCGCATCCGCGTGCTGTGCATCCCGGACGTGAACCAGGACGCGGTGCTGCTGGTGGAGGTGGGCGGCCGGCTCATCGTCAACCTCAACGACTCCGGTGACCGCGGCCAGGGCCGCTTCGTGCGCCGGGTCATCAAGGAGTACAGCGAGACGTACCTGCTGGCCCTGTCCGGCTACGGCGACGCGGACATGATGAACTTCTTCACCGAGGACGGGCGGCGCATCCTCCCGTACGCGGCGGCGAAGACGCCCGTGGGACAAACCATCGCGCGCATGGCGGAGACGTACGGCGCCCGCTACTTCGTCCCCTTCAGCTCCATGCACAAGTACCAGCGCTCCGACAGCGTCTGGTGCTCCGAGTACACCACCACGCTGCCGGACTACGCGCGGGGCTTCGCCTCCAACTCCTGCGAGATGCTCCCGGCCTTCCTGCGCCACGACTTCACCAACGACTCCTCCGTCTCCATCAACCCGAAGGAGCGCGCCATCAAGCCGGTGGACTCCAGGGAGTTCGGTGACGACTGGAGCGAGCGCCTGGAAGCGGACGAGGTGAAAGAGCTGGAGCAGTACTTCCGCGCCGTCGAGCACCTGGGCACGGTGATGGACTTCCTGCGCTTCCGCGTGGGCGGCCAGGAGCACGTCATCGAGTTCAACAAGCGCCGCTTCCACAAGGGCATCACCTTCGAGGCGCCCCGCAACTCGCTGATGACCGCCGTGAAGTACCAGGTGTTCGACGACCTGCTCATCGGCAACTTCATGAAGACCACCGTGCACGGCGGCTTCGGCAAGGGCAGCCTCTACCCGGACTTCAGCCCCTTCGTGGCCAAGTACGCGGACAACGGCAAGGCCCGCACGGAGGCCGAGCTGCGCAACTACTTCAACGAGTACCGGAGCCGAGACATGGTGGGCTACCTGCGCCACCAGCTGGATGCCCACTGCGTGCGCCCCCTCCAGATTCAGTCCGCGGAGCTCCTGCGCGCCCTGCTGCCCCCAGGCTCCAACACCTTCCGCATGGCCAAGGAGACCTACTGGAAGATGCGCCGCGCCATCCTCTAG
- the treZ gene encoding malto-oligosyltrehalose trehalohydrolase, with the protein MAQSIEARSQAPRLGAWVEGTSVRWRVWAPGHKGVDVVLYDAEERVLRKVPLTAEADGCFGGALPDLAEGARYKLSVDGGDPFPDPWSRSQPKGVHGPSEVVGSDHGWTDSHWKGPDPRALVIYEVHVGTATPEGTFEAFIPKLAHLRELGVNTLELLPVASFPGARNWGYDGVDLFAPQATYGGPKGLRKLIDAAHAHGLAVLIDAVYNHFGPDGNYLRAYSPHYFTGKHHTPWGDAVNYDSEGSRFVRSLVLSNVEMWIRDYHADGLRLDAAHALVDEGQPHLLTEITERAHASASGRRVVVIAEDERNERKLVTPASEGGYGLDGVWADDLHHQLRRAFAGDHEGYYQDYTGSAEDLAATLRQGWFYTGQKSKNLGHARGTDPKGLGPWHFVHCIQNHDQVGNRPFGNRLSEDVSPAAYRAMSTLLLMSPFTPLLFMGQEWNARTPFLYFTDHNAELGKLVTEGRRKEFAGFSRFKGEQVPDPQDRDTFTRSTLDWGELDGAEAAGVHTLYKEFLRLRATEPVLTSRQGTHDARALGQDAFVLERRADGDTFLIFVNLRGSLVHTLPTHASAGIVAWSENPRYGGTVEASPLTGNVVRLEGPSAAVVRLRE; encoded by the coding sequence ATGGCTCAATCGATTGAAGCACGGTCGCAGGCGCCCCGGCTGGGTGCGTGGGTGGAGGGTACCTCGGTGCGCTGGCGCGTCTGGGCGCCCGGCCACAAGGGCGTGGACGTCGTCCTCTACGACGCGGAGGAGCGCGTCCTGCGCAAGGTGCCGCTCACCGCCGAGGCGGACGGCTGCTTCGGCGGCGCGCTGCCAGACCTGGCCGAGGGCGCGCGCTACAAGCTCAGCGTGGACGGCGGAGACCCCTTCCCCGACCCGTGGTCCCGCTCGCAGCCGAAGGGCGTGCACGGCCCGTCGGAGGTGGTGGGCTCCGACCACGGCTGGACGGACTCGCACTGGAAGGGGCCGGATCCGCGGGCCCTGGTCATCTACGAAGTGCACGTGGGCACCGCCACGCCGGAGGGCACCTTCGAGGCGTTCATTCCGAAGCTCGCCCACCTGCGCGAGCTGGGCGTCAACACGCTGGAGCTGCTGCCGGTGGCCAGCTTCCCGGGGGCCCGCAACTGGGGCTACGACGGCGTGGACCTCTTCGCGCCGCAGGCCACGTACGGAGGGCCGAAGGGGCTGCGCAAGCTCATCGACGCGGCGCACGCGCACGGGCTCGCGGTGCTCATCGACGCCGTCTACAACCACTTCGGACCGGACGGGAACTACCTGCGCGCGTACTCGCCGCACTACTTCACCGGCAAGCACCACACGCCCTGGGGCGACGCGGTGAACTACGACAGCGAGGGCAGCCGCTTCGTGCGCTCGCTGGTGCTCTCCAACGTGGAGATGTGGATCCGCGACTACCACGCGGACGGCCTGCGCCTGGACGCCGCGCACGCCCTGGTGGATGAAGGCCAGCCGCACCTGCTCACCGAAATCACCGAGCGCGCCCACGCCTCCGCCTCCGGCCGCCGCGTGGTCGTCATCGCCGAGGACGAGCGCAACGAGCGCAAGCTCGTCACGCCCGCGTCCGAAGGCGGCTACGGCCTGGACGGTGTCTGGGCGGATGACCTGCACCACCAGCTGCGGCGCGCCTTCGCGGGCGACCACGAGGGCTACTACCAGGACTACACGGGCAGCGCGGAGGACCTGGCCGCGACGCTGCGGCAGGGCTGGTTCTACACGGGCCAGAAGTCGAAGAACCTGGGCCACGCGCGCGGCACGGACCCGAAGGGACTGGGGCCGTGGCACTTCGTCCACTGCATCCAGAACCATGATCAGGTGGGCAACCGGCCCTTCGGCAACCGCCTGTCGGAGGACGTGTCCCCGGCCGCCTACCGCGCCATGAGCACGCTGCTCCTGATGTCGCCCTTCACGCCGCTGCTCTTCATGGGCCAGGAGTGGAACGCGCGCACGCCGTTCCTCTACTTCACGGACCACAACGCGGAGCTGGGCAAGCTCGTGACGGAGGGGCGCCGCAAGGAGTTCGCCGGCTTCTCGCGCTTCAAGGGCGAGCAGGTGCCGGACCCGCAGGACCGCGACACCTTCACCCGCTCCACGCTGGACTGGGGCGAGCTGGACGGGGCGGAGGCCGCGGGCGTGCACACGCTCTACAAGGAGTTCTTGCGCCTGCGCGCCACGGAGCCCGTGCTCACCAGCCGTCAGGGCACGCACGACGCCCGCGCGCTGGGACAGGACGCGTTCGTGCTGGAGCGCCGCGCTGACGGGGACACGTTCCTCATCTTCGTGAACCTGCGGGGCTCGCTGGTGCACACGCTGCCCACGCACGCGAGCGCGGGCATCGTCGCGTGGAGTGAGAACCCGCGCTACGGCGGCACCGTGGAGGCGTCTCCGCTCACCGGCAACGTCGTGCGCCTGGAAGGCCCCTCCGCGGCGGTGGTGAGGCTGCGCGAGTAG
- a CDS encoding M20 family metallopeptidase, whose translation MNVDQALASSERIWEQEIVPALERYIRIPNKSPAFDPDWVKSGHMEQAVQLIADWCRAQATHLPGLTVEVVRLKTADGKDRTPVIYMEVPGTRGDDTVLLYGHLDKQPEMTGWRDGLTPWTPVREGDKLYGRGGADDGYSAFASLSALRLLKEQGVPHARCAIVIEACEESGSYDLPAYIEALAPRIGKPSLVVCLDSGCANYEQLWMTTSLRGMIAGNLRVDILTEGVHSGDATGVVASSMRIMRMLLSRVEDEATGHIKVQALHTEIPEGRRQQAKAAAQTMGDELFSKFPWVEGANPVTTDGEELVLNRTWRPALALTGVEGVPGLASAGNVLRPFTTWKLSMRIPPRVDPKAAAKALKETLEKDPPYGAKVSFDGDKASVGWDAPPLASWLSNAVENASKTCFGKPAMAMGEGGTIPFMGMLGERFPEAQFLITGLLGPGSNAHGPNEFLHIPTGKKLTAAVASVVADHFKR comes from the coding sequence ATGAACGTCGACCAAGCCCTCGCCTCGTCCGAGCGCATCTGGGAGCAGGAAATCGTCCCGGCGCTGGAGCGCTACATCCGCATCCCCAACAAGTCGCCTGCCTTCGACCCGGACTGGGTGAAGTCCGGCCACATGGAGCAGGCCGTCCAGCTCATCGCGGACTGGTGCCGCGCGCAGGCCACGCACCTGCCGGGCCTGACGGTGGAGGTGGTGCGGCTGAAGACGGCGGACGGCAAGGACCGCACGCCGGTCATCTACATGGAGGTGCCGGGCACGCGCGGTGACGACACCGTGCTGCTGTACGGACACCTGGACAAGCAGCCGGAGATGACCGGCTGGCGTGACGGCCTGACGCCGTGGACCCCCGTGCGCGAGGGCGACAAGCTCTACGGACGCGGCGGCGCGGATGACGGCTACTCCGCGTTCGCGTCGCTGTCCGCGCTGCGGCTGCTCAAGGAGCAGGGCGTGCCGCACGCGCGCTGCGCCATCGTCATCGAGGCGTGCGAGGAGAGCGGCAGCTACGACCTGCCCGCGTACATCGAGGCGCTGGCGCCGCGCATCGGCAAGCCGTCGCTGGTGGTGTGCCTGGACTCGGGCTGCGCGAACTATGAGCAGCTGTGGATGACCACCAGTCTGCGCGGAATGATCGCCGGCAACCTGCGCGTGGACATCCTCACGGAGGGCGTGCACTCCGGTGACGCGACGGGCGTGGTGGCGTCTTCCATGCGCATCATGCGGATGCTGCTGTCGCGCGTGGAGGACGAGGCCACGGGCCACATCAAGGTGCAGGCCCTGCACACGGAGATTCCGGAGGGCCGGCGCCAGCAGGCGAAGGCCGCGGCCCAGACGATGGGCGACGAGCTGTTCTCGAAGTTCCCCTGGGTGGAGGGCGCGAACCCGGTGACGACGGACGGCGAGGAGCTGGTGCTCAACCGCACCTGGCGTCCGGCGCTGGCGCTGACGGGCGTGGAGGGCGTGCCGGGCCTGGCGAGCGCGGGCAACGTGCTGCGCCCCTTCACGACGTGGAAGCTGTCCATGCGCATCCCGCCGCGCGTGGACCCGAAGGCGGCCGCGAAGGCGCTGAAGGAGACGCTGGAGAAGGATCCGCCGTACGGCGCGAAGGTGTCGTTCGACGGGGACAAGGCGTCGGTGGGCTGGGACGCGCCGCCGCTGGCCAGCTGGCTGTCGAACGCGGTGGAGAACGCGTCCAAGACGTGCTTCGGCAAGCCCGCGATGGCGATGGGCGAGGGTGGCACCATCCCGTTCATGGGCATGCTGGGTGAGCGCTTCCCGGAGGCGCAGTTCCTCATCACGGGCCTGCTGGGGCCGGGCAGCAACGCGCACGGGCCCAATGAGTTCCTGCACATCCCCACGGGCAAGAAGCTGACCGCCGCGGTGGCGAGCGTCGTCGCGGACCACTTCAAGCGGTAG